The Ipomoea triloba cultivar NCNSP0323 chromosome 4, ASM357664v1 DNA segment TTCTATTTCATGATTCCAATCAAATAGTTGAATTTGTTTCTAGTGTCTCATATAGCTTTTGCTTGTCTAATTGTTAATCCATGTTGGCATCTCTGCCTGTGATAATTATGTGTATCAAATAAgcaaaattatgtatattgcTCCCTTGAGCAATTAATTCTGCTAATTGGTCtggaaaatttgttttaaaGACTTCGCATGCAACCCTAACAATATCTCCCATGTAATTTTCAACAATTTAGATCATTTCATCACCTTCTACGATATTGAAACGTCTGCTTTGAAAGTCTGTAATCATCATGGCAGTCCATTGTTCTAACCTCTGCGGAGGCATACaatattaattgtaaattaaacaTGTATAATTGACTTTTCCTCAAAAATCACTATTACCAATTAGCCACAACCAGCCAAGAGCCACACCAGAAAATATGCCAACAAGAAGACATAGCACTAGAATGTTACCCAACGCATTTGCCTCTGGTCCCTATGAACAAGAACATAATTAAGTTAGTTTTATGTTAAACACAATTGAATGATTGCCATTAACACTATCTATCAAGATTCAGAAAAACCTACCTTGTAACCTTTAGGAGCAGCAGTGAAGACACAAACTGTGAAATAACCATTTGTCAGTCCGAGGAAAGATACGAGCATGATCATCCATCCTTGATTGCCGTATTTAGCAGTGAAATAGAAACACGGGATCAGCAAGAAACGGGATAATATTGCTACCATCAGCCCCTTCCTAGATTTCAACTCAATTTTCTTGATAAGGGGAATGTATCTTGCTACAAGATCCAAGACATTGTACATTGCTATCAGAACAACAGCATACCTGCAATGAGTATTTTGATATTGTACATTGCTGTCAGAAGAGTTGAATTTAGGATGCAATCAATTTTATCTATGAAGGTGGGACTTAGTGTTGGGTGGAGGGCCAAGTCCAACCATTGGTGGCTAGAGATTGTTGGGCGTAGGGCGGTGAAAGACCAAGTCTAGCACTTTGCCTCTCGAAAAGGTGgcggtataagaaaataaaattgcacttCACTACGAGCTATAGTGTGGTATCAGAGGCAAGTCATAGGTTTGAGTCCCAAGAGTAAAAACTAGGGTATAACTCTTATATGGATTCAAAAGAGAATGAAGAAATACAATGATTACCATGAGCCAAGGTTGTGGGTTCCAGTATTTTCGTATAAAAATCCAGGGAAAATTGATAAGGTTAAAACATATATGAGGTAGAGGTGCAAAACATAATCAATGTTTTTTATGAACAACTCCTTCTGGCTCAGCCTCCCCACCTGGTTATTTGCATCATCACCCTGTGTACACAAgaatatacattaaaaaataaaaacaactagCTATAAGTTTAAGGTTGTTGGATAAAGAGGAAATTTTAGTTTCTGTACAATTTCAGTTGGCGTTGTGATGCCCGCTGCAGCTAAATCTGCTAAAACAGTTTTTGATCCCTCTGAAGCTGCCTTTGAGCGATAGTATTTGACGATTGGAAATTTGGGGAAGACGATTGCATAAAGAATAATACATAGGAATTCAATGAAAGCGGAGATTGCCAGAAACAAGACTGCAAATTAAAAGCCAAAACTAAAATACTTTACAAAAGACTAATAATAGCTTAGTATGTTTTGGATTTGTAAAGTTGAAAAGAAGCACATACTAACTCCTTTCCTGAGACCATTGCTGGAGTGCTCAAAAGCTGCTTTTGTCACTAATCTCAACACAGAAGTCAGTGCCCCTGAAGCACCTGAACCAGCTATGTATGACTGCATTTAAGTTGACAAAGATTAAAGCTCTTCGACTGTATGTGAAAtgaaatattttgttaaattaggTGGAGGtcgtgaagggccaagtccagctcCAGGTGGTTAATGGACTGTTGGGCAAAGAGTTGAAGGGTCAAGTAATACCCtgtctctcgaaaatgtgggGATTGTTAGGTAGGGCCTAAAGAGCCTAGTTCAACTCTTTTGCCTCTCCAAAATGTGAAGATTGTTTGGCAGAGCCCTGAAAGGCTAAGTTCAGTATCCTGCCTCTCGATAATGTGATGACGGATAAAAGTCCAGCCCCAAGTAGTTAGGAGGATTTTGGAAGGAGGCTTGAAAGGGCAAGTCTAGCACCGTACCCTGCCTCTTGAAAATGTAGTGATGACAGATAAAAGCACTCTGcctctaaaaagaaaatgtacAAATTCAAGAAGATTGAATCTGAAAACATACTTGCATGAATTCAGGACACATGAAAGACAGGTCTCCAACCATTCCACCTTGAGCATAGGCATCTCCAACTCCAAAAGATGCAACAATAACACAAATTCCTATGTAATTTTCGAGTCCACCCTTCCCTGATGTGCCTAAATCCAACTACCAACAATGGGAATCGAATCAGTTTGGATAAATTACTTACAAAACTGATGTCGAGAGTAAAAAGGGCAAGCAAAATATACCAGTAGGAGAGCTAATGTGCCCAAGAAATATAGTATATATCCGACTAAGTTTCGGTTTCTTGTATTGAGCTTTTCATCTTTGTATGCAAGAATTGCCATTGTTCCAATTGCAAATGGTTCATAGACAAGGGTAAGCACCCTTGAAGGATGGTATTTCTTGAGGGGAAAACAAAGACAACAAACATAATTCTCAGCTCTCATTAAAAACCATAAAACAGATTCAATACAATCATATGAGACAAAGGATTCTCACAGGAAACACTTCATAATAGTAATCTCCTATTGTCAACATGGTATTCCAAGATAGGAGAGATCCAAGTCCAAGAATCCAACATACTATTGTTGCACTCAGTTTCCCCTGAAATAAAGAATTCTTTTCATTTCaccaagaaaaaaacaaaaaaaaccacattttcaacacaaggaaaaaagaaaaaagaaaaatagtatGACATAACCTCAAGCCTCATTGTGTTTCTGCTTGATTCATCAATGGTGATAGTCATGTCTGTTTATTTTCTCTGCTACAATAACACAAGCTAACGTTTAGGAAAATGTCTGCCCCGGCCTCTAACGTTAAAGCTTCTGCAGTGAATTAAAGATTCCGACACTCTTGATATTCGTTCTTTCCCTCTTTCAAGGTATGGCTTTTACTAAGTACTTAAACTGGTCAACTCTGAGAGTAATCTTCTCCCAAATTTTATGAATTCATTAAACTGGTCCACTGTGAGAGTAATCTTATTCGTATTTCTAGTTTCATATAGAAAAAATAGTATTCCAgaaattttatcattttccttcttttccattaataaaattacaatatattactAAAATTTTACTCCGTTCGTCCCTAATTGATGGTTGCATTTGCTTTTTGCATTTCACggtttttaataaaacataacaaacGTATTACAGGTGCATGGAGTTGACAATTGGTGCAGGTATCTAGGAAAGCAATAAAGGCTGATGTAATACATAAACCAAGAATGGTAATTATATCCGTAATgagattataaattaaaatatttgtataaatttaaTGTACAAtgaaatctaattaaaataatataataaataaataaccaaaATATGATGATAAGAAACCCATAATTATCaattatagaaataaatgaatttcatctccttttttttttgaaatacaagaatttctttttttgagaacaaataCAAGAATTTCTAGTTACCCAAAAGCGGTTAGAATCcgagagttatatatatatatatatatatatatatatatatatatatatatatatatatatatatatttgttaatatatgtacataaataattttgttaagtattgtaatattatgttgactgatttcagatttttaaataaataaattaataaatatataaatacatatatagccTACAAACACGGAACCGTATAATTGAATagcatttaattacgtacattaacataatatagtaatatttttttttggaatactataatatacattgatcatatagtaatttgattgttagaattttttttgaatattatcatgagagaaatttaattacgtacattaacataatatagtaatatttttgttggaatactataatatacatcatattgtaatttgattgttggaattttcttttgaatattatcatgagaggaatttaattacgtacattaacataatatagtaatacttttttggaatactataatatacatcatatagtaatttgactgttggaatttttttttgaatattatcatgagaggaatttaattacgtacattaacataatattgtaatatttttttggaatactataatatacatcatatagttatttgattgttagaatttttttttttttgaatattttcattagaggaatttaattacgtacgttaatataatatagtaatatttgttttgaatactctaatatacatcatatagtgatttgattgttggatttttttttaatattatcatgggaggaatttaattatgtacattaacataatataataatttttttgaatactataatatacatcatatagtaatttgattctttacgaatataaaataaaaaaatacgcatgattaaaatattttgaaacataattgaattgcatggtatattaccatgagaggaatttaattacatacattaacataatatagtaatatttttttttgaatacaataatatacatcatataataattttattgttggaattttttttgaatatcatcatgagaggaatttaattacgtacattaacataatatagtaatatttttttggaatactataatatacatcatatagtaatttgattgttggaatttttttatgaatattatcatgagaggaatttaattacgtacattaacataatataataatatttttttgaatactataagtctataatatacaccatatagtaatatatatatatatatatatatatatatatatatatatatatatatatatatatatatNatatatatatatatatatatatatatatatatatatatatatatatatatatatatttatagcgTACTGTCGCccaagtaagaaatgagaacgcttcacagccgtccacgtgtccagatcaacgaatcagatgcaatttaaaaaaaaaaaagatgcagtggcattttcgtaaataactgaaactttggtgcacctagttccacttacaaatgcacctagtttcacttataagtgcacctagtttcacttacaagctAAGTGCACttattttcgcacatattttcacttacaagtaaaagtaatttaacttgttaatattcatgcatctattttcgcaaatattttcacttacaaatgcaagtaatttaccttgttaatatttatgcacctggtgcaacctaggtgcacctagttataacattaggtgcacttagtattgatgctcagtgtacaattcgcttgcacctgtaatacattttacttgcatctgcaatacattttacttgcacttgtgcaagtaatttactttgttaacattcatgcacctggtgcaacctatgtgcacctagttataacattatgtgcacctagtttaacattaggtgcatttagtattgatgctcattgtacaatttacttgcacttgtaatacattttacttgcacgtgtgcacctattttcacttgcaggtgcaagtaatttatcttgttagcatttatgcacttgggtgcacctatgtgcacctagttataacattatgtgcacctagttataacgttatatgCAACTACATTCTGGACACGTGACGcactgtgattcgtccgcagttctctcataggcggccagtacgcaccagaacgcgatcctatatatatatatatatatatatatatatatatatatatatatatatatatatatatatatatatatatatatatatatatatatatatattaaaaatacgcaagattaaaatattttgaaccataattgaattgcatggtataataactataattttgtttaataattactagtatttttgcccgtgcgttgcacggaatatatttactataatatgctaagaatatttagattgatatacaattatgtaaattgtaaaatcgaatattatatagtgcaattgaagaattgagtttgatcgattatgttttatgatgttatcattggttgaattcgagcaaataattgtccaattaatagccaacatgtatatatatgcatccagtcctgaaactttagacattttatatatcaatgtttatgatttgtattaattaggctaattatctcgttgtcTAGCAACTtagttatagaaattatttgtatgaatgatatattttctatgtagatatatagcaattttgttatctttgtataaaaagaaaacataacataactgttttgaattacacattatcgaaaacctttttgtagacgatatttgtagtatattatatgttgttattgtaaatttttatacttattttacatcactaatgaagtaaattatccAATATTATAGCTTTTTAGTGCTCTATTTCAGAATTACTGGAGTAAATTATCCAGGACTTTattataagatatttctaaagcatgtatgtatagattagctCTGCTTTCttttaagtgtatagattaaccttatttcatgaatgttatgtttgatttatgtatagattaaccttatttcatgaatgttatgtttgatttatggatagattaaccttatttcatgaatgttatgtttgatttatgggcatgttttatttgttgtgtactTTTGTCTAACAGTTCGGCTGTATAATGTATTAAGAGCTATAATTCTAGCTAAACATGTCAAACTTAATTTGGCTCTTTAGGGTAGACTTTATAATATCCTTAGGgttttatttgtgtaattaatttggtttttttttttttaatgtaggtGTTATAGTTAGAGTTCTTAGAGTAAgataatgatgtttgaaaatttatcattaattccaataaaaatgaggtcattttattatgattactatatggCAATTAAGGAGTAtaaattattcttaattaatattgtgcTAATTATGATGTCCATTttgttatgaaaataatatgtgtatgttttttttttttgaaaacatatgtgtatgtttaatttactttaattatGTCTGTAATATTTGTATGcttaatttcaattcctttaattatgtccgtaatatgtgtacgataaatttccttaattgattagataaaatccatattacataaaatataaaaattagattaataaaagtataatgtgtgaattaatttcttaattatcataattattaagattttattcaaaaataaccattggcataattttatatgtgtaataatttacataattatatgGACGTAATTCACAAgcataataatatttgaattggaaaaattatcataattttttttaatctcctttaattatggacgtaatatgtgtattaccaattttcttaatttattagataaaatttatattacggaaagtattaattctttaattgtcataatttttaagattttatttaaaagtagtcAAATGAAGTGCACggataattgatattatttaaagtaaaaaataaataaaattgtcatAAGAAGGtattctctatgtttaattaccataataaatttagatattAAATACGATTGGTAATTATCACGGGTTATTTAAATGGTAAATACTATATGTttattacctatatagattatcataataaacggattaacatatggatcagTATTATAGAAAAGGGAGGAAGCTTTTTAGgaaagatatattaggaaaagtatcaaataattaaaaatatgatagaaaaattatattaggaaattgattagctagtatcaattatgctaattttttctaattttatatttgtaattaatgttataAACGAATTTAATAGGAAATTAGGAACTTTTATTaaagagttttggattattattattattattattatattaattattaatattatgaaaattattttaggaaattatattaagaattttgggttattattatattaccgaatattatattattattattattattattattattattattattattattattattatcttattaagaatatattttaaattgagGCTACAAACCAACGGGATACAGTTTGGACAATGAAGAGACTGCCTAATCATAATATTATCGCGTACaaaaaaacatgtaatatttttcattaagtCTATTGTCCTAA contains these protein-coding regions:
- the LOC116017721 gene encoding equilibrative nucleotide transporter 3-like → MLTIGDYYYEVFPKYHPSRVLTLVYEPFAIGTMAILAYKDEKLNTRNRNLVGYILYFLGTLALLLLDLGTSGKGGLENYIGICVIVASFGVGDAYAQGGMVGDLSFMCPEFMQSYIAGSGASGALTSVLRLVTKAAFEHSSNGLRKGVILFLAISAFIEFLCIILYAIVFPKFPIVKYYRSKAASEGSKTVLADLAAAGITTPTEIGDDANNQVGRLSQKELFIKNIDYVLHLYLIYVLTLSIFPGFLYENTGTHNLGSWYAVVLIAMYNVLDLVARYIPLIKKIELKSRKGLMVAILSRFLLIPCFYFTAKYGNQGWMIMLVSFLGLTNGYFTVCVFTAAPKGTRGKCVG